In Paramormyrops kingsleyae isolate MSU_618 chromosome 13, PKINGS_0.4, whole genome shotgun sequence, a single window of DNA contains:
- the LOC111859919 gene encoding uncharacterized protein isoform X6 yields the protein MVNTECPISQAGQVGSEPPTMEMRRCDRRQGKANGMTARGVELRGSQRSKKLALISRSLILCKTVPSDDGSNQDEKPTGHWTSPEENLSCTEEVAHTEFPQRHGAPGQQKGSLRRRFSIKVIQESSFWKMCMAAGGDRSEGMVHSKDTRSPACQRSSGGAARSRQPADGFSEDKPLACSSSRTTPQETFGEKPSVDVNSQNGAHWKVPEERAENSSSCKRTRSSPTEHPDYLLLSDIESYCAEDFHSHIVMRPEVYCLHNHGNTGFYGNRKCLSQQLDLPRGIQQQDSPRPLRSLSSALLPHCSSSMQAYVICSIVLMKGQGKGLGFSIVGGRDSRNGPMGIYVKTIYAGGAAASDGRLQEGDEILELNGESLHGLTHEGALKQFKQIKKGLLTLVVRTSLRQGALLSRAQASKLCRSRSLSSGTSISRGSVDLGDYGFSADQTSPTKPKDRVMIEITLQREAGVGLGIGLCCVPSHEGCPAIYIHTLSPGSVAHMDGRLRFGDEVTEINDTVVHNLTLNEVYSVLSQCNPGPVQIIISRHPDPNVSEQQLNEAITQAIESSELKKDSSPWSMEGLRRLDSSFQRKQMCERCEERTFCQLNSRTQRVMTRSSSDSAYNHCFHNDSVHEHHSYCTHNNHPCTDSMSNDKTCSDSTSDHCCARETTQSACDGTYNHCCNSHILSQRSFSDSSYNHAYSDMKTNSHQSFKSHTYSQQSFKDESGSYEPFGDSGYNHINVNRGAEGAINICKRQQLSTQAQREPEHKAHEAEGDCADDDFNTRLRHNRLKEKPSDNCVSETGECRDMVPAKAGSRPATHSIQQEAEGRHSCMAHICLPTAPSKQLLNQGDITPGAEAPSLVCCQDRRSALTRQVRVALVLEQDNLCDGPDGQGGSAGSGAECGHASTEAPCCAPLPSDPNPAVGIHSTAVNALHKMPEEFPNGKKGPPVPPKPVWIPQSPWGSQSRRTQRSPPDFAKNVTSCTRDTSTARNLFIRQKGHGVTDPAEIPRRELRPSTSLPLKDKPPRAGHSTCNKESLNRVLSFSQQVAHSLLNSLQAGPVEPNACFRHRHAPPTGTPLSKAEVTLQISNIQGFSVSLADLRDELGRAGDLQGTGLQNPSRAQSAILALLSHGRERMTREAKRSLDRETCKLFEDIHIIVLPKEDGTDLGPARGTKHKNRATAVRLQTHHHPLLNKRLHVTIERGDEVLSINGQWLRGSAHGDPTASLQEVRESAPAVVVVVRKQRAAGGTTRGSADLTECLTSDSPATDLENSRGKGSLHGQGGNRSCEEQNRSRSSLDLSC from the exons ATGGTCAACACTG AGTGTCCCATTTCACAAGCCGGGCAGGTCGGTTCGGAACCACCCACCATGGAAATGCGGAGGTGCGACAGGCGGCAGGGGAAAGCGAACGGCATGACAGCCCGGGGTGTAGAGCTGAGGGGAAGCCAGAGATCGAAGAAGCTGGCCCTCATATCCAGGTCTCTGATCCTGTGTAAGACCGTGCCCAGCGATGACGGCTCCAACCAGGATGAAAAGCCTACCGGCCACTGGACGTCCCCCGAGGAAAACCTTTCCTGTACAGAAGAGGTGGCCCATACGGAATTCCCTCAGCGGCACGGGGCCCCAGGGCAGCAAAAGGGCAGCCTAAGGAGGAGGTTTTCCATAAAGGTGATACAG GAGAGCAGCTTCTGGAAAATGTGCATGGCAGCTGGAGGAGATCGTTCAGAAGGCATGGTCCACTCCAAGGACACAAGGTCACCTGCTTGCCAAAGGAGCAGCGGTGGAGCTGCACGCAG CAGACAGCCTGCCGATGGCTTTTCGGAAGACAAACCCCTGGCATGCTCAAGCTCACGGACTACACCTCAGGAGACCTTCGGTGAG AAACCAAGTGTTGATGTGAATAGTCAGAATGGAGCACACTGGAAAGTGCCAGAAGAGCGTGCTGAGAACTCTTCTTCCTGCAAAAGGACTAGATCCAGTCCCACTG AACATCCAGATTATCTGTTGCTGTCAGATATCGAGTCCTACTGTGCTGAAGACTTTCATAGCCATATCGTGATGAGACCAGAGGTCTACTGCCTTCATAACCATGGCAATACTGGCTTCTACGGAAACAGGAAGTGTCTCTCTCAGCAGCTGGACCTTCCCAGAGGAATACAGCAG CAGGACAGCCCCAGACCACTGCGCTCCCTAAGCTCAGCCCTCCTGCCccactgcagcagcagcatgcaGGCCTATGTGATCTGCAGCATCGTCCTGATGAAGGGTCAGGGGAAG GGACTGGGCTTCAGCATCGTAGGTGGAAGAGACAGTCGCAATGGACCAATGGGAATCTATGTTAAGACCATCTAcgctggaggagctgcagccTCCGACGGTCGGCTACAGGAAG GAGACGAGATCCTGGAactgaatggagagtccctgcATGGCCTGACTCACGAAGGTGCCTTGAAGCAGTTCAAA CAAATAAAAAAGGGCCTGCTGACCCTTGTGGTACGGACCAGCCTGCGCCAGGGGGCGCTGCTGAGCCGAGCCCAGGCCTCCAAGCTGTGTCGCTCCCGTTCTCTCAGCTCTGGCACTAGCATTAGCAGGGGGAGTGTGGACCTGGGCGACTACGGGTTCTCTGCCGACCAAACCAGCCCGACCAAGCCCAAGGACCGTGTCATGATCGAGATCACTCTGCAGAGAG aggCCGGAGTGGGCCTAGGCATCGGCCTTTGCTGCGTGCCTTCTCATGAGGGCTGCCCTGCCATCTACATCCACACCCTGTCCCCAGGCTCGGTGGCCCACATGGATGGCCGGCTCAG GTTTGGTGATGAGGTCACTGAGATCAACGATACCGTGGTCCACAACCTGACGCTGAATGAAGTCTACAGTGTCCTGAGTCAGTGCAACCCAGGACCCGTACAGATCATTATCAGTCGTCACCCGGACCCAAAC GTCTCTGAGCAGCAGCTAAATGAGGCTATAACTCAAGCCATAGAGAGCAGCGAACTGAAGAAAGACAGCAGCCCATGGAGCATGGAAG GTCTGAGAAGGTTGGATTCGTCCTTCCAGAGGAAGCAGATGTGTGAGCGCTGCGAGGAGAGGACTTTCTGCCAGCTAAACTCACGGACCCAGCGGGTCATGACCCGCTCCAGCAGTGACAGCGCTTACAACCACTGCTTCCACAATGACAGCGTGCATGAGCATCATTCATACTGCACCCACAACAACCACCCCTGCACTGACAGCATGTCCAATGATAAGACATGTAGCGACAGCACCAGTGACCACTGCTGTGCCAGGGAGACTACCCAGTCTGCCTGTGACGGGACCTACAACCACTGCTGCAACAGCCACATCCTCAGCCAGCGTTCCTTCAGCGACAGCTCTTACAACCATGCCTACAGTGACATGAAGACCAACAGCCACCAAAGCTTTAAAAGCCACACTTACAGCCAGCAATCCTTCAAAGATGAATCCGGAAGCTATGAACCTTTTGGCGACAGCGGCTACAACCACATCAACGTCAACCGGGGAGCTGAAGGAGCCATAAACATCTGCAAACGTCAGCAACTCAGCACCCAAGCGCAGAGAGAGCCTGAACACAAGGCGCATGAAGCTGAGGGAGACTGTGCAGATGATGACTTTAATACTCGGCTCAGGCACAACAGACTAAAAGAGAAGCCTAGTGACAACTGTGTGAGTGAGACTGGAGAGTGCAGAGACATGGTTCCCGCTAAGGCAGGAAGCAGGCCTGCTACTCACTCTATCCAGCAG GAAGCAGAAGGCAGGCATTCCTGCATGGCGCACATATGCCTTCCAACAGCACCTTCAAAGCAACTTTTAAACCAAGGGGACATTACACCAG GCGCTGAAGCTCCCAGCCTCGTCTGCTGCCAGGACAGGAGGTCAGCCCTGACGAGGCAGGTTCGCGTAGCGCTGGTCCTGGAGCAGGACAATCTGTGTGACGGCCCTGATGGTCAGGGAGGCTCTGCTGGCTCGGGTGCAGAATGTGGGCATGCTTCCACTGAGGCCCCATGTTGTGCTCCTTTACCCTCTGACCCCAACCCGGCCGTGGGCATTCACTCCACCGCTGTCAACGCCCTCCACAAAATGCCTGAGGAGTTTCCTAATGGAAAGAAAGGCCCACCAGTGCCACCAAAGCCAGTCTGGATTCCTCAGAGCCCTTGGGGTAGTCAGAGCAGGAGGACGCAACGCTCTCCCCCAGATTTTGCCAAGAACGTTACATCATGCACACGAGATACATCAACAGCTCGAAATCTGTTTATAAGACAGAAAGGCCATGGTGTTACAGATCCAGCTGAGATTCCCAGGAGGGAGCTGCGGCCTTCCACATCACTACCACTAAAGGACAAACCCCCCCGGGCAGGCCACAGCACATGTAATAAGGAGAGCCTGAACCGGGTCCTCTCCttcagccagcaggtggcgcactCCCTACTCAACTCACTGCAGGCTGGGCCGGTGGAGCCCAATGCGTGCTTCAGGCATCGCCACGCGCCCCCTACAGGGACTCCTTTGTCTAAGGCTGAAGTGACCCTCCAGATTAGCAACATACAGGGATTCTCTGTGAG CCTGGCAGACCTTAGGGATGAACTCGGCAGGGCAGGAGACCTCCAGGGAACTGGGCTACAGAATCCCAGCCGAGCCCAAAGTGCCATCTTAGCACTTCTGAGCCACGGGAGGGAGAGAATGACCCGAGAAGCCAAGCGTTCCCTAGACAGAGAAACCTGCAAG cTGTTTGAAGACATTCACATTATTGTTCTACCCAAAGAGGATGGAACTGATCTGGGCCCAGCTAGGGGGACAAAGCACAAGAACAGAGCAACCGCT GTTAGGCTCCAAACTCACCACCACCCTCTGCTGAACAAGCGCTTACAT GTGACCATAGAGAGGGGGGATGAGGTGCTGTCCATTAATGGCCAGTGGCTGAGAGGCTCAGCACATGGGGACCCCACCGCCAGCCTACAGGAGGTCAGGGAGTCTGCCCCAGCCGTCGTGGTCGTGGTGCGTAAGCAGCGGGCAGCAGGAGGAACGACCCGTGGCTCTGCTGACCTCACGGAGTGCCTCACCTCAG ACTCTCCTGCCACAGATCTGGAGAACAGCAGAGGCAAAGGATCCCTGCATGGACAAGGGGGGAACAGGTCCTGTGAAG AGCAGAACAGATCGAGATCGTCTCTGGACctgagctgctga
- the LOC111859919 gene encoding uncharacterized protein isoform X11, whose product MCMAAGGDRSEGMVHSKDTRSPACQRSSGGAARRQPADGFSEDKPLACSSSRTTPQETFGELVSVLTSVFKKPSVDVNSQNGAHWKVPEERAENSSSCKRTRSSPTEHPDYLLLSDIESYCAEDFHSHIVMRPEVYCLHNHGNTGFYGNRKCLSQQLDLPRGIQQQDSPRPLRSLSSALLPHCSSSMQAYVICSIVLMKGQGKGLGFSIVGGRDSRNGPMGIYVKTIYAGGAAASDGRLQEGDEILELNGESLHGLTHEGALKQFKQIKKGLLTLVVRTSLRQGALLSRAQASKLCRSRSLSSGTSISRGSVDLGDYGFSADQTSPTKPKDRVMIEITLQREAGVGLGIGLCCVPSHEGCPAIYIHTLSPGSVAHMDGRLRFGDEVTEINDTVVHNLTLNEVYSVLSQCNPGPVQIIISRHPDPNVSEQQLNEAITQAIESSELKKDSSPWSMEGLRRLDSSFQRKQMCERCEERTFCQLNSRTQRVMTRSSSDSAYNHCFHNDSVHEHHSYCTHNNHPCTDSMSNDKTCSDSTSDHCCARETTQSACDGTYNHCCNSHILSQRSFSDSSYNHAYSDMKTNSHQSFKSHTYSQQSFKDESGSYEPFGDSGYNHINVNRGAEGAINICKRQQLSTQAQREPEHKAHEAEGDCADDDFNTRLRHNRLKEKPSDNCVSETGECRDMVPAKAGSRPATHSIQQEAEGRHSCMAHICLPTAPSKQLLNQGDITPGAEAPSLVCCQDRRSALTRQVRVALVLEQDNLCDGPDGQGGSAGSGAECGHASTEAPCCAPLPSDPNPAVGIHSTAVNALHKMPEEFPNGKKGPPVPPKPVWIPQSPWGSQSRRTQRSPPDFAKNVTSCTRDTSTARNLFIRQKGHGVTDPAEIPRRELRPSTSLPLKDKPPRAGHSTCNKESLNRVLSFSQQVAHSLLNSLQAGPVEPNACFRHRHAPPTGTPLSKAEVTLQISNIQGFSVSLADLRDELGRAGDLQGTGLQNPSRAQSAILALLSHGRERMTREAKRSLDRETCKLFEDIHIIVLPKEDGTDLGPARGTKHKNRATAVRLQTHHHPLLNKRLHVTIERGDEVLSINGQWLRGSAHGDPTASLQEVRESAPAVVVVVRKQRAAGGTTRGSADLTECLTSDSPATDLENSRGKGSLHGQGGNRSCEEQNRSRSSLDLSC is encoded by the exons ATGTGCATGGCAGCTGGAGGAGATCGTTCAGAAGGCATGGTCCACTCCAAGGACACAAGGTCACCTGCTTGCCAAAGGAGCAGCGGTGGAGCTGCACGCAG ACAGCCTGCCGATGGCTTTTCGGAAGACAAACCCCTGGCATGCTCAAGCTCACGGACTACACCTCAGGAGACCTTCGGTGAG CTGGTCTCTGTGCTGACGTCTGTCTTCAAGAAACCAAGTGTTGATGTGAATAGTCAGAATGGAGCACACTGGAAAGTGCCAGAAGAGCGTGCTGAGAACTCTTCTTCCTGCAAAAGGACTAGATCCAGTCCCACTG AACATCCAGATTATCTGTTGCTGTCAGATATCGAGTCCTACTGTGCTGAAGACTTTCATAGCCATATCGTGATGAGACCAGAGGTCTACTGCCTTCATAACCATGGCAATACTGGCTTCTACGGAAACAGGAAGTGTCTCTCTCAGCAGCTGGACCTTCCCAGAGGAATACAGCAG CAGGACAGCCCCAGACCACTGCGCTCCCTAAGCTCAGCCCTCCTGCCccactgcagcagcagcatgcaGGCCTATGTGATCTGCAGCATCGTCCTGATGAAGGGTCAGGGGAAG GGACTGGGCTTCAGCATCGTAGGTGGAAGAGACAGTCGCAATGGACCAATGGGAATCTATGTTAAGACCATCTAcgctggaggagctgcagccTCCGACGGTCGGCTACAGGAAG GAGACGAGATCCTGGAactgaatggagagtccctgcATGGCCTGACTCACGAAGGTGCCTTGAAGCAGTTCAAA CAAATAAAAAAGGGCCTGCTGACCCTTGTGGTACGGACCAGCCTGCGCCAGGGGGCGCTGCTGAGCCGAGCCCAGGCCTCCAAGCTGTGTCGCTCCCGTTCTCTCAGCTCTGGCACTAGCATTAGCAGGGGGAGTGTGGACCTGGGCGACTACGGGTTCTCTGCCGACCAAACCAGCCCGACCAAGCCCAAGGACCGTGTCATGATCGAGATCACTCTGCAGAGAG aggCCGGAGTGGGCCTAGGCATCGGCCTTTGCTGCGTGCCTTCTCATGAGGGCTGCCCTGCCATCTACATCCACACCCTGTCCCCAGGCTCGGTGGCCCACATGGATGGCCGGCTCAG GTTTGGTGATGAGGTCACTGAGATCAACGATACCGTGGTCCACAACCTGACGCTGAATGAAGTCTACAGTGTCCTGAGTCAGTGCAACCCAGGACCCGTACAGATCATTATCAGTCGTCACCCGGACCCAAAC GTCTCTGAGCAGCAGCTAAATGAGGCTATAACTCAAGCCATAGAGAGCAGCGAACTGAAGAAAGACAGCAGCCCATGGAGCATGGAAG GTCTGAGAAGGTTGGATTCGTCCTTCCAGAGGAAGCAGATGTGTGAGCGCTGCGAGGAGAGGACTTTCTGCCAGCTAAACTCACGGACCCAGCGGGTCATGACCCGCTCCAGCAGTGACAGCGCTTACAACCACTGCTTCCACAATGACAGCGTGCATGAGCATCATTCATACTGCACCCACAACAACCACCCCTGCACTGACAGCATGTCCAATGATAAGACATGTAGCGACAGCACCAGTGACCACTGCTGTGCCAGGGAGACTACCCAGTCTGCCTGTGACGGGACCTACAACCACTGCTGCAACAGCCACATCCTCAGCCAGCGTTCCTTCAGCGACAGCTCTTACAACCATGCCTACAGTGACATGAAGACCAACAGCCACCAAAGCTTTAAAAGCCACACTTACAGCCAGCAATCCTTCAAAGATGAATCCGGAAGCTATGAACCTTTTGGCGACAGCGGCTACAACCACATCAACGTCAACCGGGGAGCTGAAGGAGCCATAAACATCTGCAAACGTCAGCAACTCAGCACCCAAGCGCAGAGAGAGCCTGAACACAAGGCGCATGAAGCTGAGGGAGACTGTGCAGATGATGACTTTAATACTCGGCTCAGGCACAACAGACTAAAAGAGAAGCCTAGTGACAACTGTGTGAGTGAGACTGGAGAGTGCAGAGACATGGTTCCCGCTAAGGCAGGAAGCAGGCCTGCTACTCACTCTATCCAGCAG GAAGCAGAAGGCAGGCATTCCTGCATGGCGCACATATGCCTTCCAACAGCACCTTCAAAGCAACTTTTAAACCAAGGGGACATTACACCAG GCGCTGAAGCTCCCAGCCTCGTCTGCTGCCAGGACAGGAGGTCAGCCCTGACGAGGCAGGTTCGCGTAGCGCTGGTCCTGGAGCAGGACAATCTGTGTGACGGCCCTGATGGTCAGGGAGGCTCTGCTGGCTCGGGTGCAGAATGTGGGCATGCTTCCACTGAGGCCCCATGTTGTGCTCCTTTACCCTCTGACCCCAACCCGGCCGTGGGCATTCACTCCACCGCTGTCAACGCCCTCCACAAAATGCCTGAGGAGTTTCCTAATGGAAAGAAAGGCCCACCAGTGCCACCAAAGCCAGTCTGGATTCCTCAGAGCCCTTGGGGTAGTCAGAGCAGGAGGACGCAACGCTCTCCCCCAGATTTTGCCAAGAACGTTACATCATGCACACGAGATACATCAACAGCTCGAAATCTGTTTATAAGACAGAAAGGCCATGGTGTTACAGATCCAGCTGAGATTCCCAGGAGGGAGCTGCGGCCTTCCACATCACTACCACTAAAGGACAAACCCCCCCGGGCAGGCCACAGCACATGTAATAAGGAGAGCCTGAACCGGGTCCTCTCCttcagccagcaggtggcgcactCCCTACTCAACTCACTGCAGGCTGGGCCGGTGGAGCCCAATGCGTGCTTCAGGCATCGCCACGCGCCCCCTACAGGGACTCCTTTGTCTAAGGCTGAAGTGACCCTCCAGATTAGCAACATACAGGGATTCTCTGTGAG CCTGGCAGACCTTAGGGATGAACTCGGCAGGGCAGGAGACCTCCAGGGAACTGGGCTACAGAATCCCAGCCGAGCCCAAAGTGCCATCTTAGCACTTCTGAGCCACGGGAGGGAGAGAATGACCCGAGAAGCCAAGCGTTCCCTAGACAGAGAAACCTGCAAG cTGTTTGAAGACATTCACATTATTGTTCTACCCAAAGAGGATGGAACTGATCTGGGCCCAGCTAGGGGGACAAAGCACAAGAACAGAGCAACCGCT GTTAGGCTCCAAACTCACCACCACCCTCTGCTGAACAAGCGCTTACAT GTGACCATAGAGAGGGGGGATGAGGTGCTGTCCATTAATGGCCAGTGGCTGAGAGGCTCAGCACATGGGGACCCCACCGCCAGCCTACAGGAGGTCAGGGAGTCTGCCCCAGCCGTCGTGGTCGTGGTGCGTAAGCAGCGGGCAGCAGGAGGAACGACCCGTGGCTCTGCTGACCTCACGGAGTGCCTCACCTCAG ACTCTCCTGCCACAGATCTGGAGAACAGCAGAGGCAAAGGATCCCTGCATGGACAAGGGGGGAACAGGTCCTGTGAAG AGCAGAACAGATCGAGATCGTCTCTGGACctgagctgctga
- the LOC111859919 gene encoding uncharacterized protein isoform X10 has translation MCMAAGGDRSEGMVHSKDTRSPACQRSSGGAARSRQPADGFSEDKPLACSSSRTTPQETFGELVSVLTSVFKKPSVDVNSQNGAHWKVPEERAENSSSCKRTRSSPTEHPDYLLLSDIESYCAEDFHSHIVMRPEVYCLHNHGNTGFYGNRKCLSQQLDLPRGIQQQDSPRPLRSLSSALLPHCSSSMQAYVICSIVLMKGQGKGLGFSIVGGRDSRNGPMGIYVKTIYAGGAAASDGRLQEGDEILELNGESLHGLTHEGALKQFKQIKKGLLTLVVRTSLRQGALLSRAQASKLCRSRSLSSGTSISRGSVDLGDYGFSADQTSPTKPKDRVMIEITLQREAGVGLGIGLCCVPSHEGCPAIYIHTLSPGSVAHMDGRLRFGDEVTEINDTVVHNLTLNEVYSVLSQCNPGPVQIIISRHPDPNVSEQQLNEAITQAIESSELKKDSSPWSMEGLRRLDSSFQRKQMCERCEERTFCQLNSRTQRVMTRSSSDSAYNHCFHNDSVHEHHSYCTHNNHPCTDSMSNDKTCSDSTSDHCCARETTQSACDGTYNHCCNSHILSQRSFSDSSYNHAYSDMKTNSHQSFKSHTYSQQSFKDESGSYEPFGDSGYNHINVNRGAEGAINICKRQQLSTQAQREPEHKAHEAEGDCADDDFNTRLRHNRLKEKPSDNCVSETGECRDMVPAKAGSRPATHSIQQEAEGRHSCMAHICLPTAPSKQLLNQGDITPGAEAPSLVCCQDRRSALTRQVRVALVLEQDNLCDGPDGQGGSAGSGAECGHASTEAPCCAPLPSDPNPAVGIHSTAVNALHKMPEEFPNGKKGPPVPPKPVWIPQSPWGSQSRRTQRSPPDFAKNVTSCTRDTSTARNLFIRQKGHGVTDPAEIPRRELRPSTSLPLKDKPPRAGHSTCNKESLNRVLSFSQQVAHSLLNSLQAGPVEPNACFRHRHAPPTGTPLSKAEVTLQISNIQGFSVSLADLRDELGRAGDLQGTGLQNPSRAQSAILALLSHGRERMTREAKRSLDRETCKLFEDIHIIVLPKEDGTDLGPARGTKHKNRATAVRLQTHHHPLLNKRLHVTIERGDEVLSINGQWLRGSAHGDPTASLQEVRESAPAVVVVVRKQRAAGGTTRGSADLTECLTSDSPATDLENSRGKGSLHGQGGNRSCEEQNRSRSSLDLSC, from the exons ATGTGCATGGCAGCTGGAGGAGATCGTTCAGAAGGCATGGTCCACTCCAAGGACACAAGGTCACCTGCTTGCCAAAGGAGCAGCGGTGGAGCTGCACGCAG CAGACAGCCTGCCGATGGCTTTTCGGAAGACAAACCCCTGGCATGCTCAAGCTCACGGACTACACCTCAGGAGACCTTCGGTGAG CTGGTCTCTGTGCTGACGTCTGTCTTCAAGAAACCAAGTGTTGATGTGAATAGTCAGAATGGAGCACACTGGAAAGTGCCAGAAGAGCGTGCTGAGAACTCTTCTTCCTGCAAAAGGACTAGATCCAGTCCCACTG AACATCCAGATTATCTGTTGCTGTCAGATATCGAGTCCTACTGTGCTGAAGACTTTCATAGCCATATCGTGATGAGACCAGAGGTCTACTGCCTTCATAACCATGGCAATACTGGCTTCTACGGAAACAGGAAGTGTCTCTCTCAGCAGCTGGACCTTCCCAGAGGAATACAGCAG CAGGACAGCCCCAGACCACTGCGCTCCCTAAGCTCAGCCCTCCTGCCccactgcagcagcagcatgcaGGCCTATGTGATCTGCAGCATCGTCCTGATGAAGGGTCAGGGGAAG GGACTGGGCTTCAGCATCGTAGGTGGAAGAGACAGTCGCAATGGACCAATGGGAATCTATGTTAAGACCATCTAcgctggaggagctgcagccTCCGACGGTCGGCTACAGGAAG GAGACGAGATCCTGGAactgaatggagagtccctgcATGGCCTGACTCACGAAGGTGCCTTGAAGCAGTTCAAA CAAATAAAAAAGGGCCTGCTGACCCTTGTGGTACGGACCAGCCTGCGCCAGGGGGCGCTGCTGAGCCGAGCCCAGGCCTCCAAGCTGTGTCGCTCCCGTTCTCTCAGCTCTGGCACTAGCATTAGCAGGGGGAGTGTGGACCTGGGCGACTACGGGTTCTCTGCCGACCAAACCAGCCCGACCAAGCCCAAGGACCGTGTCATGATCGAGATCACTCTGCAGAGAG aggCCGGAGTGGGCCTAGGCATCGGCCTTTGCTGCGTGCCTTCTCATGAGGGCTGCCCTGCCATCTACATCCACACCCTGTCCCCAGGCTCGGTGGCCCACATGGATGGCCGGCTCAG GTTTGGTGATGAGGTCACTGAGATCAACGATACCGTGGTCCACAACCTGACGCTGAATGAAGTCTACAGTGTCCTGAGTCAGTGCAACCCAGGACCCGTACAGATCATTATCAGTCGTCACCCGGACCCAAAC GTCTCTGAGCAGCAGCTAAATGAGGCTATAACTCAAGCCATAGAGAGCAGCGAACTGAAGAAAGACAGCAGCCCATGGAGCATGGAAG GTCTGAGAAGGTTGGATTCGTCCTTCCAGAGGAAGCAGATGTGTGAGCGCTGCGAGGAGAGGACTTTCTGCCAGCTAAACTCACGGACCCAGCGGGTCATGACCCGCTCCAGCAGTGACAGCGCTTACAACCACTGCTTCCACAATGACAGCGTGCATGAGCATCATTCATACTGCACCCACAACAACCACCCCTGCACTGACAGCATGTCCAATGATAAGACATGTAGCGACAGCACCAGTGACCACTGCTGTGCCAGGGAGACTACCCAGTCTGCCTGTGACGGGACCTACAACCACTGCTGCAACAGCCACATCCTCAGCCAGCGTTCCTTCAGCGACAGCTCTTACAACCATGCCTACAGTGACATGAAGACCAACAGCCACCAAAGCTTTAAAAGCCACACTTACAGCCAGCAATCCTTCAAAGATGAATCCGGAAGCTATGAACCTTTTGGCGACAGCGGCTACAACCACATCAACGTCAACCGGGGAGCTGAAGGAGCCATAAACATCTGCAAACGTCAGCAACTCAGCACCCAAGCGCAGAGAGAGCCTGAACACAAGGCGCATGAAGCTGAGGGAGACTGTGCAGATGATGACTTTAATACTCGGCTCAGGCACAACAGACTAAAAGAGAAGCCTAGTGACAACTGTGTGAGTGAGACTGGAGAGTGCAGAGACATGGTTCCCGCTAAGGCAGGAAGCAGGCCTGCTACTCACTCTATCCAGCAG GAAGCAGAAGGCAGGCATTCCTGCATGGCGCACATATGCCTTCCAACAGCACCTTCAAAGCAACTTTTAAACCAAGGGGACATTACACCAG GCGCTGAAGCTCCCAGCCTCGTCTGCTGCCAGGACAGGAGGTCAGCCCTGACGAGGCAGGTTCGCGTAGCGCTGGTCCTGGAGCAGGACAATCTGTGTGACGGCCCTGATGGTCAGGGAGGCTCTGCTGGCTCGGGTGCAGAATGTGGGCATGCTTCCACTGAGGCCCCATGTTGTGCTCCTTTACCCTCTGACCCCAACCCGGCCGTGGGCATTCACTCCACCGCTGTCAACGCCCTCCACAAAATGCCTGAGGAGTTTCCTAATGGAAAGAAAGGCCCACCAGTGCCACCAAAGCCAGTCTGGATTCCTCAGAGCCCTTGGGGTAGTCAGAGCAGGAGGACGCAACGCTCTCCCCCAGATTTTGCCAAGAACGTTACATCATGCACACGAGATACATCAACAGCTCGAAATCTGTTTATAAGACAGAAAGGCCATGGTGTTACAGATCCAGCTGAGATTCCCAGGAGGGAGCTGCGGCCTTCCACATCACTACCACTAAAGGACAAACCCCCCCGGGCAGGCCACAGCACATGTAATAAGGAGAGCCTGAACCGGGTCCTCTCCttcagccagcaggtggcgcactCCCTACTCAACTCACTGCAGGCTGGGCCGGTGGAGCCCAATGCGTGCTTCAGGCATCGCCACGCGCCCCCTACAGGGACTCCTTTGTCTAAGGCTGAAGTGACCCTCCAGATTAGCAACATACAGGGATTCTCTGTGAG CCTGGCAGACCTTAGGGATGAACTCGGCAGGGCAGGAGACCTCCAGGGAACTGGGCTACAGAATCCCAGCCGAGCCCAAAGTGCCATCTTAGCACTTCTGAGCCACGGGAGGGAGAGAATGACCCGAGAAGCCAAGCGTTCCCTAGACAGAGAAACCTGCAAG cTGTTTGAAGACATTCACATTATTGTTCTACCCAAAGAGGATGGAACTGATCTGGGCCCAGCTAGGGGGACAAAGCACAAGAACAGAGCAACCGCT GTTAGGCTCCAAACTCACCACCACCCTCTGCTGAACAAGCGCTTACAT GTGACCATAGAGAGGGGGGATGAGGTGCTGTCCATTAATGGCCAGTGGCTGAGAGGCTCAGCACATGGGGACCCCACCGCCAGCCTACAGGAGGTCAGGGAGTCTGCCCCAGCCGTCGTGGTCGTGGTGCGTAAGCAGCGGGCAGCAGGAGGAACGACCCGTGGCTCTGCTGACCTCACGGAGTGCCTCACCTCAG ACTCTCCTGCCACAGATCTGGAGAACAGCAGAGGCAAAGGATCCCTGCATGGACAAGGGGGGAACAGGTCCTGTGAAG AGCAGAACAGATCGAGATCGTCTCTGGACctgagctgctga